Proteins from a genomic interval of Pseudodesulfovibrio nedwellii:
- a CDS encoding sigma-54-dependent transcriptional regulator yields MARILIIDDDFEICETMESLITRLSHECASAHTMDEGMRLASKSEFDVIFLDVSLPDGNGLNILPDIMALPNPPEVIILTGKGDPDGAELAIKGGAWDYLLKPSSIREISLTLGRALKYHEKKGGANSIGSLDLTGVVGESPSIKASFNLLSQAARSDSNALITGQTGTGKELFAATIHENSKRKSGNFVVVDCAGLTESLLESTLYGHRKGAFTGAQKDRIGLIKLADNGTLFLDEVGEMPLSMQKAFLRVLQERTFRPVGDTREQTSNFRLVAATNRNLDDMVDKGEFRSDLLYRLKTMHIHLPPLMNRPEDIRALSIFRVQQLCKQYGMESKTLGSDFHPALASYNWPGNVRELFNTLERAVVASGDEKTLYAMHLPRELRIKMAKAQIERMTGTEVVSDKTDTTVAEPVRKIGQDIFEDIFDQELPTLRDFKGMAEKIYLGELIRQCDGDLAKILITSKLSRSHFYSLLKKYGLSL; encoded by the coding sequence GTGGCCCGGATTCTGATTATCGATGATGACTTCGAAATCTGTGAGACCATGGAAAGCCTGATAACCAGGCTCTCGCATGAATGTGCTTCGGCGCACACCATGGATGAAGGCATGCGTCTGGCAAGTAAAAGCGAATTCGACGTGATATTCCTTGATGTCAGTTTGCCCGACGGCAACGGGCTGAACATATTGCCTGACATTATGGCCCTGCCCAATCCGCCCGAAGTCATCATCTTGACCGGCAAGGGCGATCCTGATGGAGCCGAACTGGCTATCAAAGGCGGAGCATGGGATTATCTACTCAAACCGTCCAGCATCCGTGAAATATCCCTCACCCTTGGTCGCGCTCTGAAATATCATGAGAAAAAAGGCGGAGCCAACAGTATTGGTTCTCTGGATCTGACCGGTGTTGTTGGCGAAAGCCCAAGCATTAAAGCGAGCTTCAACCTTTTATCACAAGCGGCCCGATCTGATTCCAATGCCCTTATTACCGGACAAACCGGCACGGGCAAGGAGTTGTTCGCAGCGACAATCCATGAAAATTCAAAACGAAAATCCGGGAATTTTGTCGTTGTAGACTGCGCAGGACTGACGGAATCCCTATTAGAATCAACACTATACGGGCATCGAAAAGGCGCTTTCACCGGGGCGCAAAAAGATCGTATAGGCTTAATCAAACTGGCTGACAATGGCACGCTTTTCCTTGATGAAGTGGGAGAAATGCCACTTTCCATGCAAAAAGCTTTTCTCAGAGTCCTTCAGGAACGAACTTTCCGCCCTGTGGGCGATACACGGGAACAAACCAGTAATTTCAGACTGGTGGCTGCAACAAATCGCAATCTTGATGACATGGTCGACAAAGGCGAATTTCGCTCAGATCTGCTCTACAGACTCAAAACCATGCACATTCATCTGCCACCACTCATGAACCGCCCTGAAGACATCCGCGCCCTCAGCATTTTCCGTGTTCAACAACTCTGCAAGCAGTACGGTATGGAGTCAAAAACGCTCGGATCTGATTTTCACCCGGCTTTGGCAAGCTACAATTGGCCGGGTAACGTACGGGAATTATTCAATACACTAGAACGAGCCGTAGTCGCGTCCGGTGATGAAAAAACGCTCTACGCCATGCATCTGCCTCGTGAACTCCGCATCAAGATGGCCAAGGCACAAATCGAACGCATGACCGGAACTGAAGTCGTATCCGACAAAACAGACACCACAGTAGCCGAGCCAGTCCGAAAAATCGGACAAGACATATTTGAAGATATTTTCGATCAGGAATTGCCCACTCTCAGAGACTTCAAAGGCATGGCAGAAAAGATTTATCTAGGCGAACTCATTCGACAATGTGACGGAGACCTTGCAAAAATACTTATCACATCCAAACTGTCTCGATCTCATTTCTACAGCCTGCTTAAAAAGTACGGCCTTTCACTCTAG
- a CDS encoding DNA-3-methyladenine glycosylase I, whose product MAKFNSYCEACWTFDKTDVDKIYHDTQYGFPIEDDNELFGRLILEINQAGLSWRTILNKQENFLKAYDQYDIETIANYEDEDRSRLLSDAGIIRNRLKIGAAIHNAKAILILKKEYGSFKGWLDTHHPLSKEEWVKLFKKHFKFVGGEIVNEFLMSSGYLHGAHIESCPTYQKILNKNPAWATIK is encoded by the coding sequence ATGGCTAAATTCAACTCATATTGTGAAGCATGTTGGACTTTCGACAAAACTGATGTGGACAAAATATATCACGACACTCAATACGGTTTTCCCATTGAGGATGACAACGAACTGTTCGGAAGGCTTATCCTGGAGATCAATCAAGCCGGACTGAGTTGGCGTACCATTCTCAATAAACAGGAAAATTTTCTAAAAGCGTATGACCAGTACGATATCGAAACTATCGCCAATTATGAAGATGAAGACAGATCGCGTCTGCTCAGCGATGCCGGAATCATTCGCAACCGTTTGAAAATCGGTGCTGCCATTCACAACGCAAAAGCTATTCTTATTTTAAAAAAGGAATATGGCTCCTTCAAAGGCTGGCTGGACACACATCACCCACTCAGTAAAGAAGAATGGGTCAAATTATTCAAAAAGCATTTCAAATTCGTTGGTGGAGAAATTGTCAATGAATTCTTGATGAGTAGCGGTTATCTACACGGTGCACACATTGAATCTTGCCCCACGTATCAAAAAATACTCAATAAAAATCCTGCCTGGGCCACAATAAAATAA
- the nifJ gene encoding pyruvate:ferredoxin (flavodoxin) oxidoreductase encodes MSKMKTMDGNTAAAWVAYAMSETAAIYPITPSSTMGEIADEWAAQGRKNIFGQTVEVRQLQSEAGAAGAVHGSLAGGALTTTFTASQGLLLMIPNMYKIAGELLPSVFHVSARALAAHALSIFGDHQDVMACRQTGFAMLAAASVQEVMDLSLVSHLATIESSVPFLSFFDGFRTSHEIQKIEVIDYDDMKPLLNMDKVAEFRARSMNPEHPDVRGTAQNPDIYFQGREASNNYYDVIPEIVEEYMNKVSALTGRDYKPFDYVGAPDAERVVIAMGSSCETIEEVVNHLVAEGEKVGLIKVRLYRPFSAKHFLTVLPETAKVVSVLDRTKEPGALGDPLYQDICTVFLEKGEGPVVTAGRYGLGSKEFTPAMVKAIFDNLTESTPKAHFIVGIKDDVTLASLVTTEALDTTPKGTVQCKFWGLGSDGTVGANKQAIKIIGDNTDMYAQGYFAYDSKKSGGITISHLRFGNAPIQSTYLVTAADYIACHNPSYVHLYDVLDGIKDGGTFVLNCAWTAEDMDKELPAEMRRTIAQKNLKFYTVDAVKIAGEVGLGGRINMIMQTAFFKLADVIDFAEAVKLLKDGIKTAYGKKGDKIVNMNNAAVDNAIDAIVEIPVPTAWADLSDDAAIEVNEPDYVKNVMRPVLAQKGDDLPVSAFSVDGTMPLSTAKYEKRGVAINVPEWIADNCIQCNQCAFVCPHSALRPVIADDAEMTNAPAGFGTIDAKGKDVKGMQYRLQVAAQDCLGCGNCADICPAKDKALVMKPIATQLDEQVPNWDFAETLSFKEAFKRDSVKGSQFRQSLMEFSGACAGCGETPYVKVLTQLFGERMIIANATGCSSIWGASAPSTPYCTNAEGHGPAWGNSLFEDAAEFGFGIEMGVNNRRETLIAKCEAAVETTSGDAKTAIEAWLAAKDDATASTEAGDVLKAALKDSTDETLKSIAADADLFTKKSVWIFGGDGWAYDIGFGGVDHVIASGKDVNILVMDTEVYSNTGGQSSKATPLGSIAKFAAAGKGTGKKDLGRMAMTYGYVYVASVAMGADKQQMMKAFREAEAYNGPSLIICYAPCINQGIKKGMGKTQLEQKLAVDSGYWPLYRYNPELVSENKNPFILESKAPDGSLQEFMSGENRYAMLERFHPELSKAFRAQIEKDYADRYTILTHLADADFSKVEEEDGTTCDAGISAESPGSGEPCDDGR; translated from the coding sequence ATGTCCAAGATGAAAACAATGGATGGCAACACCGCCGCCGCCTGGGTGGCCTACGCAATGAGTGAGACCGCCGCCATTTATCCCATCACTCCTTCGTCCACCATGGGTGAAATCGCCGACGAATGGGCCGCGCAAGGTCGCAAGAATATTTTCGGACAGACTGTGGAAGTCCGTCAGCTTCAGTCCGAAGCCGGTGCCGCAGGCGCTGTTCACGGCTCCCTGGCCGGTGGCGCACTGACCACCACGTTCACAGCCTCGCAGGGCCTCCTGCTCATGATCCCTAATATGTATAAGATCGCTGGCGAACTTCTCCCCAGCGTTTTCCATGTTTCTGCACGCGCTCTCGCTGCGCATGCCCTCTCAATCTTTGGCGACCACCAGGATGTCATGGCTTGTCGCCAGACTGGTTTCGCCATGCTTGCTGCAGCGAGCGTGCAGGAAGTCATGGACCTTTCATTGGTATCCCATCTGGCCACCATTGAATCGTCCGTGCCCTTCCTGTCCTTCTTCGACGGTTTCCGCACTTCCCATGAAATTCAGAAAATCGAAGTCATTGACTACGACGATATGAAACCGCTGCTGAACATGGACAAGGTCGCCGAATTCCGCGCCCGCTCCATGAACCCGGAACACCCAGACGTTCGCGGCACCGCCCAGAACCCGGACATCTACTTCCAGGGTCGTGAGGCATCCAACAACTACTATGATGTCATCCCCGAGATCGTAGAAGAATACATGAACAAAGTCTCCGCCCTGACCGGTCGCGACTACAAGCCCTTTGATTACGTCGGTGCTCCTGATGCAGAACGTGTCGTCATCGCCATGGGCTCTTCCTGTGAAACTATCGAAGAAGTGGTCAACCATCTGGTTGCCGAGGGCGAAAAAGTTGGCCTGATCAAAGTCCGCTTGTACCGTCCCTTCTCCGCCAAACACTTCCTGACCGTGTTGCCCGAGACTGCCAAAGTCGTGTCCGTTCTGGACCGTACCAAAGAACCCGGCGCACTGGGCGACCCCCTTTACCAGGACATCTGTACTGTCTTCCTGGAAAAAGGCGAAGGTCCTGTGGTTACTGCTGGTCGTTACGGCCTCGGTTCCAAGGAGTTCACTCCTGCCATGGTCAAAGCTATTTTCGACAACCTGACTGAGTCCACCCCCAAAGCCCACTTTATCGTGGGCATTAAAGACGACGTCACCCTTGCCTCCCTTGTCACGACCGAGGCCCTGGACACCACCCCGAAAGGCACTGTGCAGTGCAAATTCTGGGGCCTCGGTTCTGACGGAACCGTCGGAGCCAACAAGCAGGCAATCAAAATCATCGGTGACAATACCGATATGTACGCACAGGGATACTTCGCCTATGACTCCAAAAAGTCTGGCGGCATCACCATTTCCCATCTGCGTTTCGGTAACGCGCCCATCCAGTCCACCTATCTGGTGACCGCAGCCGATTACATCGCCTGTCACAATCCGAGCTATGTCCACCTTTATGATGTATTGGACGGAATCAAGGACGGCGGCACCTTCGTGCTGAACTGTGCTTGGACCGCCGAAGACATGGACAAGGAACTGCCCGCAGAAATGCGCCGCACCATTGCTCAGAAAAACTTAAAATTCTACACGGTCGACGCAGTCAAGATCGCTGGTGAAGTCGGCCTCGGCGGACGCATCAACATGATCATGCAGACCGCCTTCTTCAAGCTCGCCGACGTCATCGACTTCGCCGAAGCCGTGAAGCTGCTCAAGGACGGTATCAAAACCGCCTACGGCAAAAAAGGCGACAAGATCGTCAACATGAACAACGCAGCCGTGGACAACGCTATCGACGCCATCGTCGAGATACCGGTTCCCACAGCGTGGGCTGACCTGTCTGACGACGCCGCAATCGAAGTCAACGAACCCGATTACGTGAAAAACGTCATGCGTCCGGTTCTGGCCCAGAAAGGTGACGACCTGCCGGTTTCCGCCTTCTCCGTTGACGGAACCATGCCGCTGTCCACCGCCAAATACGAAAAACGTGGCGTTGCCATCAACGTCCCCGAATGGATCGCTGACAACTGCATTCAGTGTAACCAATGTGCATTCGTTTGCCCGCACTCCGCTTTGCGCCCGGTCATTGCCGATGATGCTGAAATGACGAACGCTCCGGCGGGCTTCGGCACCATCGATGCCAAGGGCAAAGACGTGAAAGGCATGCAGTACCGCTTGCAGGTCGCTGCTCAGGACTGCCTGGGTTGCGGCAACTGCGCCGACATCTGCCCTGCCAAGGATAAGGCGCTGGTCATGAAGCCCATCGCCACCCAGCTTGACGAGCAGGTCCCCAACTGGGACTTCGCCGAGACCTTGTCCTTCAAGGAAGCCTTCAAACGCGACTCCGTCAAGGGCAGCCAGTTCCGTCAGTCCCTCATGGAATTCTCCGGTGCATGTGCTGGTTGCGGCGAAACCCCGTACGTCAAGGTGCTAACCCAGCTCTTCGGCGAACGCATGATCATCGCCAACGCCACGGGTTGCTCCTCCATCTGGGGTGCATCCGCGCCGTCCACACCATACTGCACCAATGCTGAAGGCCACGGCCCGGCATGGGGCAACTCCCTGTTCGAAGACGCAGCTGAATTCGGTTTCGGCATCGAAATGGGTGTCAATAACCGCCGCGAAACACTGATCGCCAAATGCGAAGCCGCTGTTGAGACCACTTCCGGCGATGCCAAAACCGCCATCGAAGCATGGCTCGCAGCCAAAGACGACGCAACCGCTTCCACTGAAGCAGGCGACGTCCTCAAGGCCGCTCTGAAAGACTCTACTGACGAGACCCTGAAGTCCATCGCCGCAGACGCCGACCTGTTCACCAAGAAATCCGTCTGGATCTTCGGTGGTGACGGTTGGGCCTACGACATCGGCTTCGGCGGCGTTGACCACGTCATAGCTTCCGGCAAGGACGTCAACATCCTTGTCATGGATACTGAAGTTTACTCCAACACCGGCGGACAGTCCTCCAAGGCAACCCCGCTCGGATCCATCGCCAAGTTTGCCGCTGCCGGTAAAGGCACTGGCAAAAAAGACCTCGGTCGCATGGCAATGACTTACGGCTACGTTTACGTCGCTTCGGTCGCCATGGGAGCTGACAAACAGCAGATGATGAAGGCATTCCGTGAGGCCGAAGCCTACAACGGACCGTCCCTAATCATCTGTTACGCCCCCTGCATCAACCAGGGCATCAAGAAGGGCATGGGCAAAACCCAGCTCGAACAAAAGTTGGCCGTAGATTCCGGTTACTGGCCGCTCTATCGCTACAACCCCGAACTGGTTTCCGAAAACAAGAATCCGTTCATACTGGAGTCCAAGGCTCCCGACGGTTCCTTGCAGGAATTCATGTCCGGCGAAAACCGCTACGCCATGCTGGAACGCTTCCACCCGGAACTGTCAAAGGCATTCCGTGCACAAATCGAGAAAGACTATGCCGACCGCTACACAATCCTGACTCACCTGGCCGACGCTGACTTCAGCAAGGTTGAGGAAGAAGACGGAACAACGTGTGACGCCGGTATTTCTGCTGAAAGCCCGGGTTCTGGGGAACCCTGTGATGACGGCAGATAG
- a CDS encoding L-lactate permease, giving the protein MSLEVLALIALLPILVALVLMVGLRWPATKAMPLAWLTAAAGAVIVWGLPMKYVAALTLQGFVTAIGILIIVFGAILILRTLQQSGGMETIQYGMQNISPDRRIQAIIIGYMFAAFLEGAAGFGTPAALAAPLLLSLGFPPLAAAIVCLVFNSFPVTFGAVGTPVILGLKYLAPGVADAVATGAPGVNFANQGDFIALVGQWATLMHLGMIFILPVFMLGFVTRYFGPERSWKPGLAAWKFCMFAAVAFTVPYLFFAWNVGPEFPSLIGGLVGLGIIIAGAKAGFCVPKTTWDFGPSDKWDPEWTGSVSGGSTEFKPHMSQFKAWLPYILIGAILVVTRIPELGLKGFLAAQAIKFSAILGYESVNASIKYLYLPGSIPFVLVALLTVMIHGMPGTKVKAAWSQAIVTMKNPTIALFAAVALVSIFRGSGITDAALNPNNYPSMPLAMAEAVANITGNAWPMFASYVGGLGAFITGSNTVSDLLFAEFQWGVATQLDLPRQIIVAAQAVGGGMGNMICIHNIVAVCAVVGLSGMEGQILKRTVWPFLLYGLVVGIVASLMSFVFLPNLF; this is encoded by the coding sequence ATGTCATTGGAAGTGCTTGCATTAATCGCACTGCTGCCTATTCTGGTTGCACTCGTTCTCATGGTCGGCCTGCGTTGGCCTGCCACCAAAGCCATGCCTCTGGCATGGCTCACCGCAGCCGCCGGGGCTGTCATTGTCTGGGGTCTCCCCATGAAATACGTTGCCGCACTAACTCTTCAGGGGTTTGTGACGGCAATCGGCATCCTAATTATCGTCTTCGGTGCCATTTTGATCTTACGGACGCTTCAGCAGTCGGGCGGCATGGAAACCATTCAGTACGGGATGCAGAACATCTCGCCTGACCGCCGTATCCAGGCCATTATCATTGGTTACATGTTCGCAGCCTTCCTTGAAGGTGCAGCCGGCTTCGGTACCCCCGCAGCTCTGGCCGCTCCGCTGTTGCTCTCCTTGGGCTTCCCGCCTCTGGCCGCAGCAATTGTCTGTTTAGTTTTCAACTCCTTCCCTGTCACCTTTGGTGCAGTCGGTACTCCTGTCATCCTTGGCCTGAAATATCTTGCTCCCGGCGTTGCCGATGCAGTGGCCACCGGAGCCCCAGGCGTCAACTTTGCCAACCAGGGCGACTTCATCGCACTCGTCGGCCAATGGGCGACCCTCATGCACCTCGGCATGATCTTCATCCTGCCTGTCTTTATGCTCGGTTTCGTGACCCGTTATTTCGGTCCCGAACGGAGCTGGAAGCCCGGTTTGGCCGCATGGAAATTCTGCATGTTCGCAGCCGTTGCCTTCACCGTGCCTTACCTGTTCTTCGCATGGAACGTCGGTCCTGAATTCCCGTCCCTGATCGGTGGCCTTGTTGGTCTCGGTATCATCATTGCTGGTGCCAAAGCCGGTTTCTGTGTCCCCAAAACAACCTGGGACTTCGGTCCTTCTGACAAGTGGGACCCGGAATGGACCGGTTCCGTTTCCGGTGGTTCCACCGAGTTCAAGCCACACATGAGCCAGTTCAAGGCATGGTTGCCTTACATCCTCATCGGCGCAATCCTCGTTGTCACCCGTATTCCTGAGCTTGGCCTTAAGGGCTTCCTTGCCGCACAGGCTATCAAATTCAGCGCCATTCTCGGCTATGAAAGTGTCAACGCTTCCATCAAATACCTCTACCTGCCCGGTTCCATCCCGTTCGTTTTGGTCGCCCTACTGACCGTCATGATTCACGGTATGCCCGGCACCAAAGTTAAGGCCGCATGGTCTCAGGCCATTGTCACCATGAAGAACCCCACCATCGCTCTGTTCGCAGCGGTCGCACTGGTGTCCATCTTCCGCGGTTCCGGTATCACTGATGCCGCTTTGAACCCCAACAACTACCCCTCCATGCCTTTGGCAATGGCAGAAGCAGTTGCAAACATCACCGGCAACGCATGGCCAATGTTCGCCTCTTACGTCGGCGGTCTGGGAGCCTTCATTACCGGCTCCAACACTGTCTCTGACCTTCTGTTCGCTGAATTCCAGTGGGGCGTTGCAACCCAGCTTGATCTGCCTCGCCAGATCATCGTAGCCGCTCAGGCTGTCGGTGGCGGTATGGGCAACATGATCTGCATCCATAACATCGTCGCAGTCTGCGCGGTTGTTGGTCTGTCCGGCATGGAAGGTCAGATCCTGAAGCGGACCGTATGGCCCTTCCTGCTGTACGGTCTGGTCGTCGGAATCGTCGCCTCTTTGATGAGCTTCGTATTCCTGCCGAATCTGTTCTAA
- a CDS encoding FAD-binding oxidoreductase, whose amino-acid sequence MTKDAIVKEFEAIAGADKVMTSETDRHAYSYDAAVLDSVMPALVVRPEDSETLGAVTKLCNDNGLPLTVRGAGTNLSGGTIPHPGGVVVLTNGLNRILEINEEDMYAVVEPGVVTAQFAAEVAKRGLFYPPDPGSQAVSTLGGNVAENAGGLRGLKYGVTKDYVMGVDFWDVNGEMIKSGSRTVKCVTGYNLAGLMIASEGTLGVFDKIILKLIPPVAAARSMMAIFPSMKAASETVAAIIANKIVPATLEMMDNFTIRAVENFRGAGLPVDAAALLLIEVDGHPAQVEDEAAMVEKICKANGATELKVAKDAAERDAVWQARRDALPALAKLKPTCVLEDATVPRSKIPAMIEALEDISKKLDLTIGTFGHAGDGNLHPTILTDKRDKKEWERVEKGIDMIFDKALAMGGTLSGEHGIGLAKAKYLEQETSRGTLEYARRMKSVLDPKGILNPGKIVGPRS is encoded by the coding sequence ATGACCAAAGATGCCATTGTCAAAGAGTTCGAAGCCATAGCCGGTGCCGACAAAGTTATGACCAGCGAGACTGACCGTCACGCCTATTCCTACGATGCAGCCGTGCTTGACTCCGTCATGCCCGCACTCGTTGTCCGCCCCGAAGACAGCGAAACACTCGGAGCTGTCACCAAACTATGTAACGATAACGGCCTGCCCCTGACCGTTCGCGGTGCCGGTACAAATCTTTCAGGTGGAACCATCCCCCATCCCGGTGGTGTCGTGGTTCTGACCAACGGCCTGAACCGCATTCTCGAAATCAATGAAGAAGACATGTATGCTGTGGTTGAACCCGGTGTCGTCACTGCCCAATTTGCAGCCGAAGTCGCCAAACGTGGCCTTTTCTACCCTCCGGATCCGGGTAGCCAAGCAGTCTCCACCCTCGGTGGTAACGTTGCCGAAAACGCAGGCGGTCTGCGCGGCCTCAAATACGGCGTAACCAAAGACTATGTCATGGGTGTGGACTTCTGGGACGTCAACGGCGAAATGATCAAATCAGGTTCCCGCACCGTCAAATGCGTCACCGGTTACAACTTGGCTGGCCTGATGATCGCTTCCGAAGGTACTCTGGGCGTATTCGACAAAATCATTCTCAAACTCATTCCACCTGTCGCCGCCGCCAGATCCATGATGGCGATTTTCCCCTCCATGAAAGCCGCTTCCGAAACAGTCGCCGCAATCATCGCCAACAAAATCGTCCCTGCCACCCTTGAGATGATGGACAACTTCACCATCCGAGCAGTTGAAAACTTCCGAGGCGCAGGACTGCCGGTCGATGCTGCAGCCCTGTTGCTCATTGAAGTGGACGGCCACCCCGCACAGGTGGAAGACGAAGCCGCCATGGTTGAAAAAATTTGCAAAGCCAACGGTGCAACTGAACTCAAGGTCGCCAAAGACGCTGCCGAACGTGATGCTGTCTGGCAGGCCCGTCGCGATGCTCTGCCCGCATTGGCCAAGCTCAAGCCCACCTGTGTGTTGGAAGACGCCACCGTGCCACGTTCCAAAATTCCGGCCATGATCGAAGCACTTGAAGACATCTCCAAAAAGCTCGACCTGACCATCGGTACTTTCGGTCACGCCGGAGACGGCAATCTGCATCCCACCATTCTGACCGACAAACGCGACAAGAAGGAATGGGAACGTGTGGAAAAGGGCATCGACATGATCTTCGACAAAGCGCTCGCCATGGGCGGCACACTGTCCGGCGAACATGGCATCGGCCTGGCTAAAGCCAAATATCTGGAGCAGGAAACATCTCGAGGCACACTGGAATACGCCCGTCGCATGAAGTCTGTTCTCGACCCCAAGGGTATCCTCAACCCCGGCAAGATTGTCGGTCCCAGGTCCTAG
- a CDS encoding (Fe-S)-binding protein: protein MADINKLAQMFKELDDQLVGCMKCGMCQAVCPVFAQSGRETDVTRGKLALLEGLANEMFKDPEGVNEKLNRCLLCGTCQANCPSGVSVMDIFLKARAIMTGYFGLSTTKKAIFRGMLKNPKLFNTLTGMGAKFQGLFTKKVDDMLGSSCARFNAPIIGDRHFNTLASKPLHKIVPELDTPAGKSGIKVAFYVGCVIDKIFPHVGEAILKVLDHHGVGVFMPSGQACCGIPALSSGDTDTFDTLVGINMERLQSGEFDYLVTGCATCTATIKELWPRMYSGSSALKYDLEQLEKKTLDISQFLVNILGVEPKEIKGGRGVTYHDPCHLKNSLGVTAQPRKIIQAAGCDFKEMAEAGTCCGCGGSFNIAHYDVSKKIGSRKADNIMAAGVQTAATSCPACMLQITDMLSQKNAKMDVKHVIELYAESL from the coding sequence ATGGCTGATATCAATAAACTCGCACAAATGTTCAAGGAGCTGGACGACCAGCTGGTCGGCTGCATGAAATGCGGCATGTGCCAGGCTGTTTGCCCGGTCTTCGCCCAAAGTGGTCGTGAAACTGACGTCACCCGCGGCAAGCTCGCCCTGTTGGAGGGGCTTGCCAACGAGATGTTCAAAGACCCGGAAGGCGTCAACGAAAAGCTCAACCGCTGCCTGCTCTGCGGTACCTGTCAGGCTAACTGCCCGTCCGGCGTATCCGTCATGGATATTTTCCTGAAGGCACGCGCCATCATGACCGGCTACTTCGGACTATCCACAACGAAAAAAGCCATATTCCGTGGCATGCTTAAAAACCCCAAGCTGTTCAACACACTGACCGGCATGGGAGCAAAGTTCCAGGGACTGTTCACCAAAAAGGTGGACGACATGCTTGGCTCAAGCTGTGCGCGGTTCAATGCACCGATTATCGGCGACCGCCACTTCAACACTCTGGCCTCCAAGCCTCTGCACAAAATCGTGCCGGAATTAGATACACCTGCCGGAAAATCAGGCATCAAGGTAGCCTTCTATGTAGGCTGCGTTATTGACAAGATCTTCCCCCATGTGGGCGAAGCCATCCTCAAGGTACTCGACCACCACGGCGTGGGGGTATTCATGCCCTCGGGGCAGGCATGCTGTGGCATCCCGGCATTGTCCAGCGGTGACACCGATACCTTTGATACTCTGGTCGGCATCAACATGGAACGACTCCAGTCAGGTGAATTCGATTACCTCGTCACTGGTTGCGCCACATGTACCGCCACCATCAAAGAATTATGGCCTCGTATGTACAGTGGCAGTTCTGCCCTGAAATACGACCTTGAACAGTTGGAAAAGAAGACTCTGGACATCAGCCAATTCCTGGTGAATATTCTCGGGGTAGAACCCAAGGAAATCAAAGGAGGCCGAGGCGTTACCTACCACGACCCCTGCCACCTAAAAAACTCCCTCGGCGTCACCGCGCAGCCCAGAAAAATCATTCAGGCTGCGGGATGCGACTTCAAGGAAATGGCGGAAGCCGGTACCTGCTGCGGTTGCGGCGGAAGCTTCAATATAGCTCATTACGACGTGTCCAAAAAGATCGGCAGCCGCAAAGCGGACAACATCATGGCAGCTGGCGTACAAACCGCCGCAACCAGTTGTCCTGCGTGCATGCTCCAGATCACTGACATGCTCTCCCAGAAGAACGCGAAGATGG